A genomic stretch from Hallerella porci includes:
- a CDS encoding diguanylate cyclase domain-containing protein has product MCNVLRPYGKLFRIGGDEFVALLHVVPSERKNLCNRLRAEVTSWRGKFIKSLSLSYGYVIADENANYTFDEMVREADRRMYENKSEYYKNSGLDRRRR; this is encoded by the coding sequence ATGTGTAACGTCTTGCGTCCCTATGGAAAACTTTTCCGCATCGGTGGCGATGAATTTGTGGCGTTACTTCATGTGGTTCCTTCTGAACGCAAAAATTTGTGCAATCGTTTAAGAGCAGAAGTCACAAGTTGGCGCGGTAAATTTATTAAGTCGCTTTCGCTATCTTACGGCTACGTTATCGCCGACGAAAACGCTAACTACACCTTCGACGAAATGGTCCGCGAAGCCGACCGCCGCATGTATGAAAATAAATCGGAATACTACAAAAACTCAGGGCTCGA